The proteins below come from a single Xyrauchen texanus isolate HMW12.3.18 chromosome 1, RBS_HiC_50CHRs, whole genome shotgun sequence genomic window:
- the LOC127644812 gene encoding dihydroorotate dehydrogenase (quinone), mitochondrial-like isoform X2 has protein sequence MAGRLKKQAKEAIKIIGCGSALFLGYLTASGDEHFYANALMPVLQRFVGAETAHVMAVRLIGLGLVPRNNYKDPSSLEVHVMGRRFQNPVGIAAGFDKHGEAVDGLYKLGFGFVEVGTVTPKPQEGNPKPRVFRLEADQAVINRYGFNSCGLTAVFERLKAREHTQSHLTKGKPLGINLGKNKLSTDAVADYVQGVQTLGPLADYLVVNVSSPNTPELRDLQGKEKLRHLLDKVLKARDSLQEDNRPPVLVKIAPDLATQDKRDIAEVIMEVGVDGLMVCNTTVDRPTTLKDPQKEENGGLSGQPLKQMSTDTVREMYTLTQGKVPIIGVGGVASGQDALDKICAGASLVQLYTALIYQGPPVVNKIKRELEDLLKAQGFTCVAEAVGAGHRTTVNTQPQTQEKVKES, from the exons AAACAAGCGAAGGAAGCGATAAAGATCATCGGATGTGGCAGTGCTCTTTTCCTGGGCTACCTCACGGCCTCTGGAGATGAACACTTCTATGCCAATGCCCTGATGCCAGTGTTGCAGAGGTTTGTGGGAGCAGAGACAGCTCATGTCATGGCTGTTCGACTGATTGGTCTTGGACTTGTGCCTCGCAACAACTACAAGGACCCATCCTCACTG GAGGTGCATGTGATGGGTCGAAGGTTCCAGAATCCGGTTGGCATAGCAGCAGGATTTGACAAGCATGGCGAGGCAGTGGATGGTCTCTATAAACTGGGCTTTGGTTTCGTGGAGGTGGGGACCGTCACTCCAAAGCCACAGGAAGGAAACCCAAAGCCCCGTGTGTTCAGATTAGAGGCCGACCAGGCAGTCATTAACAG ATATGGATTCAATAGTTGTGGTTTAACTGCAGTGTTCGAGAGGTTGAAAGCCAGAGAGCACACGCAATCACATCTGACGAAAG GGAAACCCCTCGGCATCAACCTCGGAAAGAACAAGCTTTCTACAGATGCGGTGGCAGATTATGTGCAGGGAGTGCAAACCCTCGGTCCTCTCGCTGACTATCTGGTAGTGAATGTGAGCAGCCCAAACACACCTGAACTTAGAGACCTGCAGGGCAAGGAGAAACTGCGCCACCTGCTGGACAAG GTGCTTAAAGCACGGGACTCTCTGCAAGAGGACAACCGGCCACCTGTGTTGGTGAAAATCGCCCCCGATCTCGCTACACAGGACAAGCGAGACATTGCTGAGGTTATCATGGAG GTTGGCGTTGATGGTTTAATGGTTTGCAACACCACCGTTGACAGACCAACAACTTTGAAAGACCCTCAAAAAGAAGAGAACGGAGGTCTCAGTGGGCAGCCTCTCAAACAGATGTCCACTGACACAGTGCGGGAGATGTACACCTTGACCCAAG GTAAGGTACCCATCATTGGAGTTGGTGGAGTGGCCAGCGGTCAGGATGCTCTAGATAAGATCTGTGCGGGAGCTTCTCTGGTTCAGCTCTACACGGCTCTAATATACCAGGGACCACCTGTAGTCAACAAGATCAAAAGAGAATTGGAGGATCTTTTGAA GGCACAAGGCTTTACATGTGTAGCAGAGGCAGTAGGTGCTGGTCATAGGACCACTGTGAACACACAACCACAGACCCAAGAGAAAGTAAAAGAATCATAA
- the LOC127644812 gene encoding dihydroorotate dehydrogenase (quinone), mitochondrial-like isoform X1: MAGRLKKQAKEAIKIIGCGSALFLGYLTASGDEHFYANALMPVLQRFVGAETAHVMAVRLIGLGLVPRNNYKDPSSLEVHVMGRRFQNPVGIAAGFDKHGEAVDGLYKLGFGFVEVGTVTPKPQEGNPKPRVFRLEADQAVINRYGFNSCGLTAVFERLKAREHTQSHLTKAGKPLGINLGKNKLSTDAVADYVQGVQTLGPLADYLVVNVSSPNTPELRDLQGKEKLRHLLDKVLKARDSLQEDNRPPVLVKIAPDLATQDKRDIAEVIMEVGVDGLMVCNTTVDRPTTLKDPQKEENGGLSGQPLKQMSTDTVREMYTLTQGKVPIIGVGGVASGQDALDKICAGASLVQLYTALIYQGPPVVNKIKRELEDLLKAQGFTCVAEAVGAGHRTTVNTQPQTQEKVKES, from the exons AAACAAGCGAAGGAAGCGATAAAGATCATCGGATGTGGCAGTGCTCTTTTCCTGGGCTACCTCACGGCCTCTGGAGATGAACACTTCTATGCCAATGCCCTGATGCCAGTGTTGCAGAGGTTTGTGGGAGCAGAGACAGCTCATGTCATGGCTGTTCGACTGATTGGTCTTGGACTTGTGCCTCGCAACAACTACAAGGACCCATCCTCACTG GAGGTGCATGTGATGGGTCGAAGGTTCCAGAATCCGGTTGGCATAGCAGCAGGATTTGACAAGCATGGCGAGGCAGTGGATGGTCTCTATAAACTGGGCTTTGGTTTCGTGGAGGTGGGGACCGTCACTCCAAAGCCACAGGAAGGAAACCCAAAGCCCCGTGTGTTCAGATTAGAGGCCGACCAGGCAGTCATTAACAG ATATGGATTCAATAGTTGTGGTTTAACTGCAGTGTTCGAGAGGTTGAAAGCCAGAGAGCACACGCAATCACATCTGACGAAAG CAGGGAAACCCCTCGGCATCAACCTCGGAAAGAACAAGCTTTCTACAGATGCGGTGGCAGATTATGTGCAGGGAGTGCAAACCCTCGGTCCTCTCGCTGACTATCTGGTAGTGAATGTGAGCAGCCCAAACACACCTGAACTTAGAGACCTGCAGGGCAAGGAGAAACTGCGCCACCTGCTGGACAAG GTGCTTAAAGCACGGGACTCTCTGCAAGAGGACAACCGGCCACCTGTGTTGGTGAAAATCGCCCCCGATCTCGCTACACAGGACAAGCGAGACATTGCTGAGGTTATCATGGAG GTTGGCGTTGATGGTTTAATGGTTTGCAACACCACCGTTGACAGACCAACAACTTTGAAAGACCCTCAAAAAGAAGAGAACGGAGGTCTCAGTGGGCAGCCTCTCAAACAGATGTCCACTGACACAGTGCGGGAGATGTACACCTTGACCCAAG GTAAGGTACCCATCATTGGAGTTGGTGGAGTGGCCAGCGGTCAGGATGCTCTAGATAAGATCTGTGCGGGAGCTTCTCTGGTTCAGCTCTACACGGCTCTAATATACCAGGGACCACCTGTAGTCAACAAGATCAAAAGAGAATTGGAGGATCTTTTGAA GGCACAAGGCTTTACATGTGTAGCAGAGGCAGTAGGTGCTGGTCATAGGACCACTGTGAACACACAACCACAGACCCAAGAGAAAGTAAAAGAATCATAA